The Rhinoraja longicauda isolate Sanriku21f chromosome 15, sRhiLon1.1, whole genome shotgun sequence genome includes the window ctttcctgcagggcctgaccataaccataaccatataacaactacagcacggaaacaggcccgttcggccctaccagtccacgccgaccactctccctgacctagtctcatctacctgcactcagaccataaccctctaatcccctcttatccatatacctatccaatttactcttaaataataaaatcgagcctgcctccaccacttccaccggaagcccattccatacagccaccaccctctgagtaaagaagttacccctcatgttacccctaaacttttgtccctcaattctgaagctatgtccccttgttggaatcttccccactctcaaagggaaaagcctacccacgtcaactctgtccgtccctctcaaaattttaaaaacctctatcaacctCTGACCCCCATGAAGAATACAATGTTGGTCATAGACAGGGCTagatgaacatttgaattgccaaggcataaaagactataaatgaagaACTGTAGATGAGATGTTGATGATCGGCAGGtcatgttgggccaatgggcctgtttgatGCTGTATTCCTCTATGATTCCATAAAATGCTACTTGACTGCTGAACGTTCTCACTattctttatttttgtttcaaattctgtttttcttctaTAAGAGACATTGAGCTCTATTCCAAAGGGATGCTTCATTGCTGCATTCCCAGGTTCCATCACTGCAAGAGAAAATATCATGCAGTGAGGGTACAGTAAAAGCTTGTtttaacggacctctttataatggataggaagtcgaagaagggtctcgacccgaaacatcacccattccttccttctctccagagatgctgcctgtcccgctgagttactccaacactctgtgtccttttgtgtattaaccagcaactgcagttgcttgtttctacttcttatgcaatgataataccgtactcggttacagtggacaattaacaATAACGTGCATCATTCTCACCATGGtccgttataacaagggtttactgtatctcCATAAGAAAACTAATTGGTGAAGTATCAGACTTTCacgtgggagaaaacctgaaTAGCAATGACCAAAGTAGTAAAAGATTTTGGTAGACTTATAAAATAAAAGCTGTTGGGTATCTGCAATTAATTGTAGATAATTATAATCAGCTACAGATATTTATTAAGTCGGCAGCGTGGTGGTGCAGCTAATAGAGCCACGACCACcgctccaggttcaatcctgacctccggtgttgCGTGGAGTTTGAACATCCTTGTTGTGAACGTTTTAACCGCCAGCTAGTGCTCTGCTCTCCTCCCATATCACAAAGACTTGGAGcttgggaggttaattggcccaaaTTGTGTAGGTGAGAAGTAGAATGTAGAGTGGAAGGGAAGATGAGCTGaatgaaatgggattagtgttaaTGGTACTTGATGATTGTTGTATAcggtggttcgaagggcctgttttcctattGAATGACTCAATGATAGCTATTGTAATAGCAGAAAAAGCTTCAATTGATTTAATGACTTTGGTCCAGTGAAAGATACAGCAGATCTTAGGGTATTGCTAATATCAACGGTGTTTTTTCCATCAGGATTCAGACCCAAAGATGACAGATAAGTGGTGATGTTTTGTCTAATTGTAAGGTGCATTAAAATAGGTATAGAGTTCTTGGAGCAGGTAATATccaagttggtagagctgctgcctcacaataccagagacccaggttcgatcttgattttggaggctgtctgtgtggagtttgtacgttcttcttgtgaccacgtgggttttctccaggtgctccagtttgcagATTAAtccgggtttgtagcttaatttgtctctgtaaaattgcccctggtttgtagggagtggaggcaTAAAAGAAAgatattgtagtgggtctggacacagtaggaatcaggcaagacgccaggtaggtatgatccagggagtggcctaatccccgggtacgcCGCAATATACAGTATAGAACTTGTGAACAGAgattgatggtcaacatggactcagtgggtcgaagggcctgtttccaaactgtatttctaaactaaactaaatatccacCTTGGGTTTATGAAAAAATTGAAGAGAATAGTTTTGTGTTTATATATGACTTTTGACATATTGTTGTATCAGCCATGAGATAATTCGACAAGGAATATTTTATTGGTAACTCTAACCTTGTCACTTTCCTGGGTAAACAGTAACACAAAAGAGCCTATTAACCTTACAAAGCTGAGAATCTAAAGATTAAATATCTGTGCTCGAGAAGTCTTTAGAAGTGGCTCGAGGTTAAACACCGCAATTTTGATTATTTTAACTGAAAATAACACGACTCAAGTTTCTTTCTCCGCTGTTAATTCACCGTAGACCAGTATAAATGTTTGTGAGCTACCTGTTGCACAGATGTTAGATGTTTGCTTGATTTTTATGAAAAATGTTGTAGAAATTTAACAACAGAGGTCATTTGGAGATCATGTCCATTCCAATCACCAAATGGGATTAACTCTTATCCTGCTGCACCACAaatagaaatgtgtaggaaggaactacagatgctggtttacaccaaagatagacacaaaatgctggagcaactcagcaggacaggcagcatctctgtagagaaggaacggtgacttcttcagactctgaaatctggagtttgaagaagggttttgacctgaaacgttacctattccttctctccagagatgctgcctgtccctctgagttactccagcaatttgtgtctgttacAAATAGTAATGATAGCAATAGGCATAGCAATCCCCAAAAATTCTTTTTCATTCAAATAATGAAGCCGAGTCTGGTCGAGGGATCTGGAAGAATGCAGCTCTTAATGGATGTATCGTGTGCTTTTCAGCCGTTCGTGAGACTCCAGCACGCCAGGCAGTGGGTTTGTAGATTTTCTGTGGTTTTGTATGTAAAAGGCAGAACAGGGTAATTAGGAATTACCACACAATATGTCTGATGACAATCATGTCTGTAGAACCATCTGGAAATGGTTGTGGTAACCTCTCTTGATGAAAATTTGGATCAAACACAAACTACGAATTCTGCCATCTGCTCCAAAAACACTAATGGCTACCAACATCTACAAACCGAGGCATGCAAAGAGACCTGTGGCCTGACGATTGGGTGCAGAATATACCATTCGAGTTGCCCAAGTACATTAGCACAGGGCAAACCCTCCTCACTAAAATTGGGCCCCACCTTTCACATACAACAATCCTGGTTTAACACACTGGGATCCAGTTCCTGTGTTTCCTGCCCTGATTCCTGAGATCCAAAGTATACATGAAGGCCCCAGTTCCCTTTAAACTCACGTGGTTCTATCTCCCATGCTACCTTGAAACTCACCATGGCCTCATTTCCCAAATGCAACTCTCCTGCCCCTCTTTGCCACTCCATTTAActcaaccctttggcccacaatgtccatgatgcCATTTTAAACTAATCCTCTTTTCCCATACTCCCTTGAAAccatccatccaaggaccccaacagtcttttcaggtgaggcagaggttcatgcaactcctccaacctcatctactgtatccactgttccaggtgacaactcctgtatatcggcaaggccaagtgcaggctcggcgatcattttgctgaacacctccgctcagtctgccttaacctacctgatctcccggttgctcagcactttaactccccctccctttcccaatctgacctttctgtcctgggcctcctccattgtcagagtgaggcccagtgcaaattggaggaacagcacctcatattttgcttgggtagcttacaccccagaggtatgaacattgacttctctaacttcaaatagacgttgctttccctctctctccatccttcccccttctcccaccagtcttactgtctccgactacattctatctctttctcgcccactcccgacatcagtctgaagggtctcgacccgaaacgtcacccattccttctctccagagatgctgcctgtcccgctgagttactccagcattttgtgtctaccttcgatttaaaccagcaactgcagttctttcctccacattccttgAAACTCTCCATGGTCTGTTTCTCTTGCTTACTTTACAACTCACAAGACCTCATTTCCCGAGCTCCCTTTAAATTTACTAGTTTCGCTGGAAAATGGACATACTACTGTGCTACATCTaggaaaaaaaagtgaattaaaagttAACTGTTGTATAAATTCAAATAAAATGTAAGTGTGGAAAATCGGCCACACCAGCACCACTAATTTCCTGAGCATGCTGCAttaaactgagttttactgcatTAATAAACCAATTGTTTTACCTCATTTGGAAATGCAATATCATTGCTGGATCTAAATCATGGAACTGCCTCCTTGTGGCACAGGAACTGTTCCTTCACCAGAAGTACTACAGCAAATGAAGGAGGTAGCTCATTAGCGGCATTTAGGAGATGGGGAATAAATTATTCACTCGTCAGCGATGCCCATGTGCCAAAAGACgattaaacaaaaaaatctagTGTGGAAttatgagtaaaacacaaagttctgaagcaactcagtgggtcaggcagtatctctgggggacACGAATAAGCTATGTTtaggaaagctggaaaggaggtacaggtgagacaaagctttagtttagtttagttacaacacggaaactggcccttcggcccaccgagtcagcactgaccagcgatgcccgcacattaacactatactagcCCGGCTAATGGTGGATCCAGGAGAGGGGGGTTTTGATTTGCAGATGgggggacaaaggctagaggtgaaaataaGACAATAgggtgtgtaaggggtttctgcgccgagctttcgcccgacctaaggtccccgtgccttggtctgatcccttgaccaggccgcgcacactggttccccgtgagtggttcaacccactcaccccctacggttctagacactggacttagatgcaggagcgtttatagtgcagaaaattcaaccagaccagatttgaagaccagggtttaaatggaaaaggcttttattgagcgcttgggactattgtccatgaatacttatacagttctataagacatatctataagacacataccgaattacatgaatacttttgactatgaatcataaaacgcacagttctacaagacatatacatgaataccttttactctgaattctaaaacgcagttctacaagacatatacacgactgtaagatggggaacgtacgacacatcgcaaaattgaccaacacatattcctttacacacccacgtttattcaaaccaccctcccctctacactaaactatgtccaggatatgcaggatcggggtacatgctcaccatggggctattacggggttactggctgttcgtgctgcttctccgctgctttccgtgagggtcgtgcttgtcccctgagtttcttccttccgtttcttgcgttccttgcaggttttcttgcagtatttcttctcgagttgcgtgccggttcctctctcttgcacttcgcttcttcttgcctgtcttttcttcctcctgcatccgtttgacttgtttcttgcatgagtttaaaacccaaaagtcgtggccagttatactattctgacccgtcctatctcccgccagatctcgggatctctttgtttaaaagatatgtattgagttttctctctgatctgcgcttatgtccggggagtaccggggatggccagacggtgttaattggtatttcgttgcgaggtgatgggtttaactggtttcccatcacctaccaggtagttttctatgggctattgtgcccccttaacgagattaactgtgtaggtcggcttggggcattgtgagtatgctgatgtcagcgccccagtgtctggacttcgacctggtttcgcagatttctgcatggccaatacccatccattgttctggccatggctttgcagaaacctagagactgggctgtaaggtttttgctcttgtggctggtcacgaggtcctgcggccattttaggacccacagattgtgacatcccttggtaaactgaccgcaacctttctccgctatcagccccagtttcccgtttaaaatgtccaaactgcagctctttgctttcagaatgagggaaaacttctcaaatcttacaggtgtcagaggagagaaatgtaaagccagagggataaggagggagggaatgggtgcggggagaaggaatggggcagGATAGTAAAGTTGGGGAGGAAGAAAGCTTGAACGGAGGTGGGGcgggccaaagcctggcaagctTATGGAACTAAGTTGTGTCACAAATCTTTTGAAAATGTTTGTGTTACAAGAGATTTggtaaaaagtaacaatgaaagAATTTGGCACTTGGTAGTgaactttaattattttttatttccagcaatttttcaTCTTCCTTCTTGAAAGAAATAACCTTCTTATAAACTTTTATGACAACTGGCTCACTGCTCACAAAGACATTAGTTGCAAACTTCCCGATCACATTTGCACGCCAGAGGTACTGGAGCCAAGTGGCATTCAAAGCAACAATACCCTGGCGTCAGCGAAATGAACACTAACCAGTGATCAAATCCAGCGAACTACAATCACACGGCACATTTGCATGCTGCACTTGTTGAATGAAATACAAGAGAACAGGAACTGAGCCATTGCCAGAGTTATACATCACAAGAACCAAAACTACTCCGCTCAGCAAAAATGTAAAATGGAGGCCTGCTTCTACAGCACCCCTTCCTCCTTGCAGAGAATTCATATGAGCAAAATAGCAGGAAATTTGGAGCATTATTATGAAATCaacaggaaaaaaaataaaacaaaacttaaAACCTGTTTCATCAAGCATTTATTTCTACAAACCATCCCTCTTGCAGCTCAGCCCACACCCCTACATCCATCCAGCATACAATCAATGCATATAAAACCCTCTTCAGAATGAATTTAATTCACTGGATCATGAAAATTATAACTTTAGCAACTTTATGTTCCAAGAACGAAAGCACAAACATTTTGCACTGTTTATTAAAGTGTATCAATATCTTAGCTACATATCATTACATTTCAACTCCATAAGGGTGGCAAGAAGTCTCCAATTAACAAGGATTGAATTGTCACTAAACACTATTTAAGCTTGCTGCTTTACACCACTTGTCAGGATGTGGGAGATAAAGAAAGGCAATCTATCTCCTTTCTTTAGGCAATCTAttaaaacaaaagttttagtgcAGTTCAGTATGATTCACATAGTATCTAATACATTTTTGGAAGAAATAAGTGTTCTTCAAACATTGCAAAGAATTACATTCATCTTCAACTCTCCTTGTTttcttttattgttttttttaatgaaaaaactGAAATCATTGGAAGAAATGAGGTTAAACAAATATTCAAAGCTAATGCACCAAGATGGTGGTGTTATAAGCACAATTAATGTGACAGTGGCTAAAGAACTCATTGTATTAATAATGATAAACCTTCATAGGAACAGGTTCAATAATTCCAATATTATCAAAAATAAGTTGCAACAGGTAAAAAAACTGTGGCAGAATACAAAGGTTTTAATAGAGTTGGGAATTGGCCTGGAAACTGGTATGGCTTTCTTGCAGGCAGACAAACTTAATTCCCAATCTTGCTCAGCATTTAATTATCTCCATTTCCCTGACCCAACTAATGAAACCGAGAGGTTGGATGGATAATGTAGATATACTATATGAGGCTGCAAACTGAGTGGAAAGAGGAAAGATCAGACATTGGAACAAGGTAGAGGCCAACATCCAAAAGACAGATTGAGTAAAAACCACAGGGAGGATCATAGATTTTGTAAAAGAGATCGGACAGGTTGCCGAGGAATTGTTTGGAAAGGGTTATTTCTGGCAGGAAGAAGTCTATCAGCCCCTATCAGATACGCGTATGGGCTTTCATAAAGCAAATAAAGCAGCAGTCTATTCAAAAAGGTACTTACCTATTGCATTCAGCAGTCTTCCCCTCCCCTTATCTGCCAGGTATCCCAAGGCCTAAAAAACTCAGGCATCCaaggttaaatgtaaaaaatgtggtTCAATATAACATTTGCAGCCTTGTTATATTTAAATTGCCAACCCGCCTCCTGGGAGTTGATCAATGACAGATCCTGGCTCCCCACTGTTAAGAAATAAAGTGAGTGGGATGTAatcagttttttttaaaggaggTCAATTATCAAATCTGCTCTTTTCATGAATAAAAATTCCCCACAGTATTAGTATAACCAAttgtttgcattttttttaaatgctagaAACAAATACAACTTCAATTCTTCATTCTGAAATAATTGTGTTGTTTCTGGTTTAGATATAGTAAACCCAGTCCTAGGAATCTAAATGATTAAATGTGGATCCctcctgtttttttttaattgtaactAAAAGAAATATAAAAGACTGTGAACATTGCCTGATTGATATCTCAAGATCTTAAAATGTATAAATATTTGCATGCAGCAGTGTTCAAGTTTTTAATGAAATTGTACAGTGACAGACATCTGCTATTTTTGTTTGCCATTATGCATCATGAATTATGAAGTCTTTTATCTGCTCTATTTGTATTATCAGTGCCAGTGCTATTTGAGCTTTGAACCATGAAAATGTGTTTTTGCCAAAAATAATCTGAGTAAACTATTCATATACAGTGTCGTGCAATGCAAATTTGCTCTTAACTTTGTTAAATACAGCATAATTATGATGCCAAATAAAAGCCTTGAAAAATTCTACTTCTTCCTCACCACCAATCTTCTAATTTTAAGACATCAGGATTTCTGCTTTGGAGTGATAGTGTATAAGATATTCACACTGGTTCCTAGAAAGACAAGCAGAAAATCTCCCATGCCAAGATTAGTACGCTGAGTCACTTTGTCAAACAGAAACTGCAATGTAAATTGGTATGCTATGTTCAAAATGTTGGCACTCTTTCTTCAATCAATTAAAATGTTTCAAGATTTCTTATAATGTTTTACACTTAGTGTTATTAATATAAAGAATTACATCTGTTTTGTCTGACCCATTGAACTTGAATTGTCAACGCTTTTTAGTAATTTGCTCTGCTTATGAGCTATTTCTGGAACAGCAAAGGATTCCAGTTTCTTTGTGCCATTCTCCATGTAGGAATTGTTACAGCCACAGCAGATGCAATCTAGACAAGCCCTACGATTTGCATAGCAAGGGCACCTCTGCCCCCTGCAAGTCAAAACACTCGGGGCACATGCTGCCCTCCCACACTTGCACCCAGGTTTCCCTCTTGGCTTTTTATACATAGATTTCGTTGAACCAGCATATTCTTGAATTCCTAATCTCTTTACTGTTTTATATTTAGCATTGtaacttttaaccatatttttcAGTCTTTCAGTGACACTAGTATGTCTGTTATCAGTCGGTTTCTTTAAGGTAGGTGGACTTGTGTTATATAGCGGCGTGGATGATGTAGGAATAGGCTCAGTGAATGCTTGAATTACACTTTTATCCTTATTATTTTCTACATAACAACTGTTATTGTTCTGTAACACGTTTTGTTTGCAAACCTTTCTCGTAAAGACATTAACAGCTTTTTTCCTGTCCTTCACACTGACGTGGACAATGTCATTTGGTTGATTTGAAATGATAGATTTTTGCACTACCTGCACTTGTACTACCTGGAGCGTCAATTTGCTTAATATTTTCATAGCTTTTTCTGTGCAACATAACTCACTAGACTCCATTTTATCCTGCACCAGCATCATACCTTCTTTTAACAAAATATTCAAGTTAACTGGTAAGGTGTTGTTTTCTGAAATATCTTCCATTATGGCACAACTAGCTATATAGTCACAAAGTTTCTTATAGCAAGTTAGAAGAATACGAAGTTGCTCATTTTCCACAAATGTTCCATGGTCTTTGCACCAACTGCAGAAAGGCTTCATTCGCATTTTCTGCCCTGTGCATCGTTTACAAACAAAATGCTGGCACACTGACTTTTTTGGACCAACTGGATTTCTGAGGAGATTACCTAAATCAAAGAAACAAAGTTCCCAAATATGGTTACAAGTATTTGTGAAGCAGTTTCAACACAACTAAAAGATGAAAAATTATGCATCACTCAAAAATTAGAGACAAACATCAGAACCCATTAATTGGTCACTATATGGTTGTCATTATGTAACTGAGTGTGGTAATGGCCTTGACACGCCCGAACAGCACACACAGATCTACAGGGGAAGAAAAATGTCCTTTTAATTATTCCATTATACAAATTTTGAGTAGACTTGCAGATGATCACTAATAAACATAAGTCAACGTGTATTCAGAAGAGGGAGATTTTGCCTGACGAATTAAGCCACAATCCAATGGATGGTTTTAACTATATGATATGGTATGCCTTAATTTCAAAATGGCTTTTGATTAATGTCCATCAAACTCAAACTCTAAGGAATTTAGTGAAGCACGTGAGGATAAATAACAAACAAAAGGAATGATGAGCAATGAGTATCAGTTGCAGAACATTGCAGAGGATGATATGGTGGGTTGACTGCTGTCAACTGATAAAGAGCTAGATTCTATATTAGTCATATGCACAGAAACTGACTCATGAGCCCAACACTTTTGACTGACCATCATgcaaccatttacactaatccataACTTTTCTCTCTCGCACATCATGCTACCCACCCGTCCCCCTTGGTTCTCTTGCCACCCACCTATGCTGATGAAAATTTGCAGCAGACAGTTAACCTAACAAAGTGTACcactggtgtaggaaggaactgcagatgctggtttacaccaaagattaacacaaaatgctggagtaactcagtgggaaaggcaggatctctggagagaaggaatgggtgatgtttcgggtcaagaaccacTTGCATGTGCAAACGCAGCTGGGAAACCCAGGGGAGTAATATGAACTCCATAAAGATAACACCCACGATCAAGGTTAAATGCAGATCTCTAGAGTTGAGGCAGTAGCACTGTTTTATCACTGCAATAGTAATATGTTGCAcatttgcattttattttgaaTCACACTGTTCAGTATCATTGTGAAACACAGCTTGGGACAAAAGCTTAGATAATTTCCATAGAGATTATTTAATAAAGGATGTAGACGGCATGGAAACTATTGCTGTTAACTCACAGCTCCAAGTACCTGTTTTGATACAAACGCCGGGCATCTAAAGATGGTTAATTAGTTACCATCAATTATCCCTTGGTGGTAGGTTATGGACAAAAAGAATCAAAGATGTATTAATGGGTGTGAGTGACAGAATTGGATGAACAACTGAGTGGAATTAATGAGATTGCTGTCCTGGGAGCTGGCAgggaccagatgggccgaatggctgcttTCTCTGCCAGTATGAAACTTAATTGGTATCTTTTGCTGGTGATTTTCAAAAATATTAACTGGGAAAGTAAATCTTGTAAATGAACAATTAATTGGTTTTCTCTGCCTTGAAATGTAAATCATTGAAATTCATCTGATACTTATCCGAAATAATCACAGGGCCAGATGCTGCTGGGCCTGGCCTGTGCTTCATTTTTACAGCTGCGTGATTGTCAtcaagtttaaaccaacatcaccATGGTTATCCTGTGAGGCAGAGCAGGCCTGTAATTGGGGTTAAACTGAGCAGTGAAAACTAAGGACCTGCCCATTCACCATCCTGATGTTCTACAGTTTAAGAGTGAGTCAGGAGCTAGAGTAAGAGATCAGGCATGTTCAACTTTTAGCTGCAATGTAACAGGTCACAATCAGAACTGTATGAGGTTACAACCAATCCATTGTTCAGTTACTGTAAAAGAAACGATAAAAATATGAACTGATAGGAATGCAGAGCGGCAAATAATTTGACTCATTAAATTAGTTTTGGGGGAAGTTGCTTCCAGGTTGTATGTGCTTTAACAAGCTAAGTACTTTTGCTTAGCAAATGATCATTTATACTGTTGCTGGAAAGGCAAATGGGCGGGCCCTTGATTTAACAGATCATCAGAAAGTAAAAAAGAAAACTtttgaaatactcagcaagtaaggcagcatctgtggagaaagaaacagagaaaCTTTCAACCACAAATAGGAAAAATAAGTTTTAATTTGAATATGGGATGGGTTTTAAGGAACAAAATAAATGCTTGTGATAAGTGAGACAATGGTGTGAGGGACGAAAGATGTTGGAGCAGTGACAGGTAAATAGATAATAGGATTAGTTAATTATAGGAGACCTGCATGGAAGAGATGGAAATAGAAGGGGATGGGTGAAAGCAGAAGAGCAGAGTGAGAGAAGATCAAACATAAAACAATCACTGCAGATAGTGGAATTTAAAATAACAAGATAATGctcaaaatgctcagcaggcaGGTAGCATGTGTGAAGAAAGATTCCAGGTAGATAACCTATGAACAgactatgaacattgacttctctaaccttagatagttcttctgtccctctcttccccacccccttcccagttctcccactgtcttcctgtctccacctatatcctttctttgtcgtcgtcgtccccccccgacatcagtctgaagggtctcgacccgaaacgtcacccattccttct containing:
- the LOC144600678 gene encoding E3 ubiquitin-protein ligase MSL2-like isoform X1, translated to MNPVTAATTTAIEIYAAACRCAMLLPAPPMRADLARLVPFLRQWLSCAVCGNLLRNPVGPKKSVCQHFVCKRCTGQKMRMKPFCSWCKDHGTFVENEQLRILLTCYKKLCDYIASCAIMEDISENNTLPVNLNILLKEGMMLVQDKMESSELCCTEKAMKILSKLTLQVVQVQVVQKSIISNQPNDIVHVSVKDRKKAVNVFTRKVCKQNVLQNNNSCYVENNKDKSVIQAFTEPIPTSSTPLYNTSPPTLKKPTDNRHTSVTERLKNMVKSYNAKYKTVKRLGIQEYAGSTKSMYKKPRGKPGCKCGRAACAPSVLTCRGQRCPCYANRRACLDCICCGCNNSYMENGTKKLESFAVPEIAHKQSKLLKSVDNSSSMGQTKQM
- the LOC144600678 gene encoding E3 ubiquitin-protein ligase MSL2-like isoform X2; the encoded protein is MNPVTAATTTAIEIYAAACRCAMLLPAPPMRADLARLVPFLRQWLSCAVCGNLLRNPVGPKKSVCQHFVCKRCTGQKMRMKPFCSWCKDHGTFVENEQLRILLTCYKKLCDYIASCAIMEDISENNTLPVNLNILLKEVGSQDLSLINSQEAGWQFKYNKAANVILNHIFYI